One stretch of Brevibacillus laterosporus DNA includes these proteins:
- a CDS encoding KR domain-containing protein — MVKEFRLDFDNIKLSATSENTLFKEKSSLRVSKKDIAIIGLSCTFGHTKNKDEFWNMLEEGEDGVRPLSQERRRLIENYVKQGGSSASSVENYIEKAYLEEIDRFDYQLFSLSPAESNLIDPNQRIFLENVWSAIEDAGYGGNKLAGTKTGVYVGHCNISLDEYLRFIEVADPKLFTIAVPGNIKSIIASRISNLLDLRGPALVVDTACSSSLTAVHLACQAIRNSECEMALAGGVKLTLIPGQNSETEDIGIASSDGRTRSFDSSSTGTGGGEGAGVVLLKPLQKALEDGDSIYAVIKGSSINQDGKSLGITAPNSVAQEEVIVAAWEDAGIDPATISYMEAHGTGTKLGDPVEINGLERAFQRFTNKQQFCAIGSVKTNIGHLDGAAGIAGLIKAILAIKHKKIPPNLHFQEPNRNISFITSPVYINDQLCDWTTDGVPLRCGVSSFGLSGTNAHVVLEEAPPVEMDTFIDNEEDSFQILTLSAKYKDGLQRLVEQYEQYVLHEHVGKDLKNICYTSQTGRGHYQYRVALLAQTKDQLASLLTSISTNGLGDTDESGYFYGTNRIVSDQKESRGTGELTEEEKRKKSYEANQLIQHNHKEWNQLKWEKLCQLYVEGAEIEWDLLHRNKRIKRVHAPVYPFARHRCWVEGQGKPSSYAQQGNSGDVRKGMHPLIDQCLVDSMEINIYSTQFSADKHWELREHVLGGYPILPGTCYLEIASELGKEILGSRNIELQDILFISPLIVPFNEMIEVQTIIKKIQDHQEFAIVSKSKETGQWTKHVEGKIYPVTRSKEISTSFDIQQVKKNSITTLLINDELLAEAHVQTGKRWRNIHKLYLGEDEVMAELLFPLESAHELEHYFLYPSLLDGAVNAANGTMGEGLFLPLHYEKARFYQPIPRRFYSYLKKKDLSKGTNDIATFDITLVNEQGVIIGEIENYTIKKFHEFQTKLHQLSGKTSLYHKTIWSKEPLADFAPTLHQSVLLFTDRSDKSETIAQKLKEKGTTVIEVTYGKSFYKHDEHKVTISDNEDDYIQLVQIMNQHHVSQIVHMWNIDHSEDIREEEELQQALHKGVMSLFSLTKELVRQKINRIIDIVLLSSTGYAVSQNDQLIHPHHASMYGLGKVIEHEYSNLQVRSIDVDEYTKAETILQEILQKKKTYTVAYRQDDRYVEEFIETTLNKHENVDFHINPSGVYVITGASGGIGIELSKYLASQSDVHLAWLSRTILPDRNTWSDFLNGQKDGKITRMIRAILELEASGSTVDYFSVDLTNGERLADVLQQMRQTYGKINGIIHCAGLAGDGFLIKKEARVFTDVVKPKILGTWLLDSLTKQDHLDFFVLCSSLTSVFGAPGQSDYTAANAYQDSFAAYRNRLGKPALTINWSGWSETGMAVDHGVHLSRSMFVPLQTRNGIEAFGHVIKKRLDRIMIGQMDDEMIIPSLNALPIVLSKSLTDRLDQKSIEQTKLQEKEHSRKGDTELSITGKDKASLSETEKTVARLWGQVLGLSEIDVYDKFFELGGDSLLASHLLKEMEKVYPGLLDITDVFIYATIVEMAAFIDQKQKPVQTTRIAKADIEKDIDLLLQKVSLGLQD; from the coding sequence ATGGTGAAAGAGTTTCGTTTAGATTTTGATAACATAAAATTATCGGCAACTTCTGAAAATACCTTATTCAAAGAAAAATCAAGTTTACGTGTTTCCAAAAAGGATATTGCTATCATCGGACTTTCTTGCACGTTTGGGCATACAAAAAATAAAGATGAATTTTGGAACATGCTTGAGGAAGGAGAGGATGGCGTCCGCCCCCTTTCTCAAGAGCGTAGGAGATTAATAGAGAATTATGTAAAGCAAGGAGGCTCATCTGCATCCTCTGTTGAGAATTATATCGAGAAAGCTTATTTGGAAGAGATAGACCGATTTGACTATCAATTATTTTCTCTCTCTCCGGCTGAATCCAATCTTATTGATCCTAATCAACGAATTTTTTTAGAAAATGTATGGTCAGCCATTGAGGATGCAGGTTATGGGGGAAACAAACTAGCAGGGACCAAAACAGGGGTTTATGTAGGTCATTGCAATATTTCCCTAGATGAATATCTACGATTTATTGAAGTGGCAGATCCTAAATTGTTTACCATAGCTGTCCCTGGAAACATCAAATCTATTATTGCAAGCAGAATTAGCAACTTACTTGATTTAAGAGGACCAGCGCTCGTCGTAGATACAGCTTGCTCATCTTCACTGACAGCTGTTCATCTTGCTTGCCAAGCTATTCGAAACTCCGAGTGTGAAATGGCTTTAGCAGGTGGAGTTAAACTTACACTGATACCTGGTCAAAATAGTGAAACAGAGGACATAGGAATAGCTTCCTCAGACGGGAGAACTCGAAGCTTTGATAGTAGTTCTACTGGGACTGGTGGAGGAGAAGGTGCCGGTGTTGTACTCTTGAAACCCTTGCAAAAAGCTTTGGAGGATGGTGATTCCATCTATGCGGTTATCAAGGGGAGCTCGATAAATCAAGATGGTAAATCTTTGGGGATAACTGCGCCCAACTCGGTAGCCCAAGAAGAGGTCATCGTAGCAGCTTGGGAAGACGCCGGCATAGATCCTGCAACCATATCTTATATGGAAGCTCATGGAACGGGAACAAAATTAGGTGATCCTGTAGAGATCAATGGGTTGGAAAGAGCTTTTCAGCGTTTTACGAATAAACAACAGTTTTGTGCGATAGGTTCAGTTAAGACCAATATTGGTCATTTGGATGGGGCAGCAGGTATTGCAGGTCTTATCAAAGCTATTTTGGCAATCAAGCACAAAAAAATACCACCAAACCTGCATTTTCAAGAACCTAATCGAAATATTTCTTTTATTACTTCTCCCGTATATATCAATGATCAGTTGTGTGACTGGACAACAGATGGAGTGCCCCTGCGTTGTGGTGTGAGCTCCTTTGGATTAAGCGGTACCAACGCTCATGTGGTTTTGGAAGAAGCACCACCTGTAGAAATGGACACATTCATAGATAATGAAGAAGATTCGTTCCAGATTCTCACACTCTCTGCTAAATATAAGGATGGATTGCAACGATTGGTTGAGCAGTACGAGCAATACGTCCTTCATGAACATGTTGGAAAAGATTTGAAAAATATTTGTTATACATCTCAGACTGGTAGAGGACATTATCAATATCGTGTAGCTCTATTAGCACAAACAAAAGATCAATTAGCTTCTTTGCTTACAAGCATCTCAACAAATGGACTTGGAGATACAGATGAATCGGGTTATTTTTACGGTACGAACCGAATCGTATCGGATCAAAAAGAAAGCCGGGGAACAGGTGAGTTAACAGAAGAAGAGAAGCGTAAAAAAAGTTATGAAGCAAATCAACTCATCCAGCACAATCATAAAGAGTGGAATCAATTGAAATGGGAGAAATTGTGCCAGCTCTATGTAGAGGGCGCTGAAATTGAATGGGATTTGTTACATAGGAACAAGAGGATCAAAAGAGTTCACGCTCCTGTTTATCCATTTGCACGTCACAGATGTTGGGTAGAAGGACAAGGAAAACCATCTTCATATGCTCAACAGGGTAATTCAGGTGATGTAAGAAAAGGTATGCACCCTCTCATTGATCAATGCTTGGTGGATTCTATGGAAATCAACATCTATTCGACCCAATTTAGCGCAGATAAACATTGGGAGCTACGGGAGCATGTATTAGGTGGATACCCTATACTACCTGGAACCTGCTATTTGGAAATAGCGTCGGAGTTGGGAAAAGAAATCCTTGGTTCTAGAAATATTGAACTACAAGATATTTTGTTTATTTCTCCATTGATTGTTCCTTTTAATGAGATGATAGAAGTTCAAACCATTATAAAGAAAATACAAGATCATCAGGAATTTGCAATTGTTAGTAAATCGAAAGAAACGGGGCAATGGACGAAACATGTAGAAGGAAAAATCTATCCAGTCACACGCTCAAAAGAAATTTCGACTAGCTTCGACATTCAACAAGTAAAGAAAAATAGTATCACTACATTACTAATTAATGATGAGCTGTTAGCTGAGGCACATGTTCAAACCGGGAAAAGATGGAGAAATATACACAAACTCTATCTGGGAGAAGATGAAGTAATGGCAGAATTACTATTTCCTCTCGAATCCGCCCATGAATTAGAACATTATTTCTTATATCCGTCCTTGTTAGATGGAGCAGTTAATGCTGCTAATGGCACGATGGGTGAAGGATTATTCCTACCGTTGCATTATGAAAAAGCAAGATTTTATCAACCTATACCTCGTCGATTCTATAGTTATTTGAAAAAGAAAGATTTAAGTAAAGGAACGAATGATATCGCAACCTTTGATATTACTCTTGTAAATGAGCAGGGAGTGATTATTGGAGAGATTGAAAACTATACCATTAAAAAGTTCCATGAGTTCCAAACGAAATTGCATCAGCTGTCAGGTAAGACTAGTTTGTACCACAAAACAATATGGTCTAAAGAGCCATTAGCTGATTTTGCTCCCACTCTTCATCAGTCTGTATTGTTATTTACAGATCGAAGTGATAAGAGTGAAACGATTGCTCAAAAGTTAAAAGAAAAAGGTACGACTGTTATTGAAGTAACGTATGGTAAATCCTTTTACAAACATGACGAACATAAGGTAACCATTTCTGATAACGAAGATGATTACATTCAATTGGTTCAAATCATGAATCAGCATCATGTATCGCAAATCGTTCATATGTGGAACATAGATCATTCAGAAGATATTAGGGAAGAAGAAGAGTTGCAACAAGCTCTTCATAAAGGGGTAATGAGTCTGTTCTCTTTAACCAAAGAGCTTGTCAGACAAAAGATAAATAGAATAATAGATATTGTTTTACTATCTTCTACTGGATATGCAGTAAGTCAAAATGACCAGTTGATACATCCTCACCACGCATCTATGTATGGATTAGGGAAAGTAATTGAACATGAATATAGCAATCTACAGGTAAGATCGATTGATGTAGATGAATATACCAAAGCAGAAACCATTCTTCAGGAAATTCTACAAAAGAAAAAGACTTACACGGTTGCTTATCGTCAAGATGATCGATACGTAGAGGAGTTTATTGAAACCACACTAAATAAACATGAGAATGTTGATTTTCACATAAATCCATCTGGTGTGTATGTAATTACAGGAGCTTCAGGTGGAATAGGAATTGAGTTAAGTAAGTACCTTGCCTCTCAAAGTGATGTTCATTTAGCTTGGTTAAGTAGGACAATTCTTCCTGATAGAAATACATGGAGCGATTTTCTTAACGGTCAGAAGGATGGCAAGATTACTCGGATGATAAGAGCCATTTTAGAACTAGAGGCCTCTGGTTCAACGGTTGATTATTTCAGCGTAGATTTGACAAATGGTGAACGATTAGCAGATGTGCTGCAACAGATGCGTCAAACCTATGGCAAAATAAACGGAATTATTCATTGTGCAGGTCTTGCTGGTGATGGTTTTTTGATCAAGAAAGAGGCACGAGTATTTACCGACGTAGTAAAGCCAAAAATCCTTGGTACGTGGCTACTTGATAGCTTAACAAAACAGGATCATTTAGATTTCTTCGTCCTTTGTTCTTCTCTAACATCTGTATTTGGTGCACCTGGACAGTCAGACTATACGGCTGCTAATGCTTATCAGGATTCATTTGCCGCCTATCGTAATCGATTAGGAAAGCCTGCCTTAACCATCAATTGGTCTGGATGGAGCGAGACAGGCATGGCAGTTGATCACGGTGTTCACTTGTCTCGAAGCATGTTTGTACCTCTGCAAACAAGAAATGGGATTGAGGCATTTGGCCACGTAATAAAAAAACGATTGGATCGGATCATGATTGGTCAAATGGATGATGAGATGATTATACCTTCTTTGAACGCACTTCCTATTGTCTTATCTAAGTCTCTTACAGATCGATTGGATCAAAAGTCAATCGAACAGACTAAGCTTCAAGAAAAGGAGCACTCAAGAAAAGGTGATACTGAATTGAGTATTACTGGCAAGGATAAAGCTAGTTTAAGTGAAACAGAAAAGACAGTAGCAAGACTCTGGGGTCAAGTTTTAGGACTCTCAGAAATAGATGTCTATGACAAGTTTTTTGAGCTGGGGGGAGACTCATTGCTAGCCTCTCATTTACTCAAAGAAATGGAAAAAGTATACCCAGGACTATTAGATATCACGGATGTCTTTATTTATGCCACTATTGTCGAGATGGCTGCGTTTATTGATCAGAAACAAAAACCTGTACAGACAACGCGAATAGCCAAAGCAGATATTGAAAAAGATATTGATTTGCTACTTCAAAAAGTGTCTCTTGGCCTTCAAGACTAA
- the fabD gene encoding [acyl-carrier-protein] S-malonyltransferase, with translation MKKFGIIFSGQGSQYVGMGKEIYQNYSSAKKIFDEASESLSFDVAKLCFEGSMEELTKTENTQPALLTMSVAAYQVYKEEIGIRPDYFAGHSLGEISALTCAEAIPFYDAVKIARSRGLFMQEAVSLGEGAMAAVGGVDQAVIEQDCEKASQEGSVVVLSNINSPSQLVISGHKEAVDRVSEFLKARGAHVTLLQVSAPFHSPLMQPAADQFSEELKNYQFGKGKIKIPVLSNVNAQPYQGKENIVDNLTKQIVAPVKWQSCMAYLKQNQVKYLLEIGPGKTLKNLVSKNTTDIESHSFDKDFDLSLLKKTIHQFEKSKLYFISRSLGMAVSTKNYNENQEEYQKGVIESYKKMKEIQAELESQAKQPSDQQIREIAELLQMIFITKKTPQEEQVARFQKLFAETDTEELFQDFTFTQVGRTAVQTV, from the coding sequence ATGAAAAAATTTGGCATCATATTTTCAGGACAAGGATCTCAATATGTAGGAATGGGGAAAGAGATTTATCAAAATTATTCCTCTGCAAAAAAAATATTCGACGAGGCAAGTGAGTCCCTATCATTTGATGTAGCGAAACTATGTTTTGAAGGAAGCATGGAGGAATTAACAAAAACAGAAAATACACAACCAGCTCTTCTTACAATGAGTGTAGCTGCTTACCAAGTATACAAAGAGGAAATTGGAATTCGTCCCGATTATTTTGCCGGTCATAGCTTAGGAGAGATTTCAGCTCTTACATGCGCAGAAGCCATTCCCTTTTATGATGCCGTGAAAATTGCACGATCTAGAGGTCTTTTTATGCAGGAGGCAGTATCGCTTGGTGAAGGGGCGATGGCAGCTGTTGGAGGAGTGGATCAGGCTGTTATTGAGCAAGATTGTGAAAAAGCATCTCAAGAGGGCTCAGTTGTCGTACTTTCCAATATTAATTCACCTTCACAACTTGTAATTTCCGGACATAAGGAAGCTGTTGATCGAGTTAGTGAATTTCTCAAGGCTCGTGGCGCTCACGTAACTCTTCTTCAAGTAAGCGCACCATTTCATAGTCCACTCATGCAACCAGCGGCAGATCAATTTTCCGAAGAATTGAAAAACTATCAGTTTGGAAAAGGGAAGATTAAAATACCTGTACTTTCTAACGTAAATGCTCAGCCTTATCAAGGAAAAGAAAACATCGTGGACAATCTGACCAAACAAATTGTAGCGCCTGTGAAGTGGCAATCTTGCATGGCGTATTTGAAACAAAACCAAGTGAAGTATCTGCTAGAAATAGGACCAGGAAAGACGTTAAAGAACCTTGTATCCAAAAATACTACTGACATTGAAAGTCATTCATTTGATAAAGATTTTGATTTGTCCTTGTTAAAAAAGACGATTCATCAATTCGAAAAAAGTAAATTATATTTCATCTCTCGTAGTTTAGGTATGGCTGTTAGCACAAAAAATTACAACGAGAATCAAGAAGAATATCAAAAAGGGGTAATCGAGTCATACAAAAAAATGAAGGAAATTCAAGCAGAGCTGGAATCTCAAGCAAAGCAACCAAGCGATCAGCAAATCAGAGAAATAGCAGAATTACTGCAAATGATTTTTATTACGAAAAAAACTCCTCAAGAAGAGCAAGTCGCTCGTTTTCAAAAATTATTTGCTGAAACTGACACCGAAGAACTTTTTCAGGATTTTACATTTACGCAAGTAGGTAGAACGGCCGTTCAAACAGTTTAG
- a CDS encoding amino acid adenylation domain-containing protein, whose product MSANNYSQQVLLANGYFVEEEKYWKEQFKKDGHSSRFPADNNQLGGGSVRSIGITFPLALSRKLLQVTKGSPYSVLVFLLSGVSGLLYKYTAETDVLIGTPISKEDETEMMEGALKILPIHSKLNPQEPFKNLIYQTNSLLQEAIKHQSFPQSKLIEIVEELEKNTASLCMNTIVLLENFQNAQFITEMEQDMAFCFSTTEEQIHLTVYYKDSLYKEESVVRIMKHLHVFFESAMQAPSTLLYQINIISEEERENLFYKFNDTEVEYPLHITIAEWFDSQVKRTPDYPAVYYEGQTLTYLELQKKSNQLAHFLRKKGVQAGDIIPLLARPSIEMIVGLWGIVKTGAAFLPIDPDYPKSRIEYMLHHSGSSLLVTQTALPKNVEYAGEIVEINGLSLCEQEEASPLSIHSTSEDIAYVVYTSGTTGEPKGVMVSQRSLTNLCRWHINFFDVTDQDKASKIAGFGFDASVWEVFPYLLAGAAIYVIPEQLKLDLPRLNQYFEEHKITIGFLPTPLCEKFVHLQNCSLKKLVTGGDVLRSYVKQDYQLINNYGPSEYTVVTTSHPICGDTALIPIGKPIHNTQVYILDSYDQVQPIGVAGEICISGEGLAKGYLQNEELTNKHFVDHPYLPGKTMYRTGDYAKWLSDGTIQYVGRQDNQVKIQGVRVEIREIEKSLLKLSDITDCIVLVDNQPDGSNALIAYYVATRSLIAMNVKKGLATYLPEAMIPSTLIQLNEIPLTANGKVDKKELPTKESFLAKEDDVPVLLTDTEKEMREIWKDILQVEHVGLHRNFFDIGGNSLILVDMHQRLEERYPNKLTVADLFTYTSIYELAAFVDQRNEQKREGPTFERVDFPHDYLKDRECGDDRDSIEWNLDRDVCKDLHILCKQESISIETVMLSSFIYVLHNITHQNQISVLVMNPFFSRVRNISADFQALHHFSELFKTINEKITLTDALQSGEYAYSDLLNKEASTKNLSKHLLLPCFSYEREESNHSLPFGDILVRVIEREDELICRINYGSLINPDKMRELASVYMELLHIIIKKDSKE is encoded by the coding sequence ATGTCCGCTAACAATTATTCGCAACAAGTTTTATTGGCAAACGGCTACTTTGTAGAAGAAGAGAAATATTGGAAAGAGCAATTCAAGAAGGATGGCCATTCTAGTCGCTTCCCAGCTGATAATAATCAGTTGGGAGGAGGCTCAGTCCGATCAATAGGTATTACTTTTCCGCTGGCGTTATCAAGAAAGTTATTACAAGTCACAAAGGGTTCGCCTTATAGTGTTCTTGTCTTCTTGCTCTCTGGTGTTAGTGGCCTGTTATATAAATACACGGCTGAAACCGATGTTTTGATCGGAACTCCTATAAGTAAAGAGGACGAAACAGAAATGATGGAAGGAGCACTAAAAATCCTTCCCATCCACTCAAAGCTTAATCCGCAAGAACCATTTAAAAATCTGATCTACCAAACAAATTCTCTTTTACAAGAAGCCATTAAACATCAAAGCTTTCCTCAGTCAAAATTGATCGAGATAGTAGAAGAACTGGAGAAAAATACTGCTTCTTTATGTATGAATACGATAGTACTTCTGGAAAATTTCCAAAACGCACAGTTTATTACCGAAATGGAACAGGATATGGCTTTTTGTTTTTCCACCACAGAAGAACAAATTCATCTAACGGTGTATTACAAGGATTCTCTTTATAAAGAAGAATCCGTTGTGCGTATCATGAAGCACTTGCACGTTTTTTTTGAATCAGCTATGCAAGCTCCTTCTACTTTACTCTATCAAATCAATATCATATCAGAGGAAGAGAGAGAGAACCTTTTCTATAAATTCAATGATACAGAAGTAGAATATCCTCTGCATATAACGATAGCCGAATGGTTTGATAGTCAAGTTAAAAGAACGCCAGATTATCCAGCAGTCTATTATGAAGGCCAAACATTAACTTATCTAGAACTACAGAAAAAATCCAATCAACTCGCACACTTCTTGAGGAAAAAAGGGGTACAAGCAGGGGATATCATTCCCCTTTTAGCTAGGCCATCGATTGAAATGATCGTGGGTCTTTGGGGCATTGTAAAAACAGGAGCTGCCTTTCTTCCCATAGATCCTGATTATCCCAAAAGTCGGATAGAATACATGCTACATCATAGCGGGTCTTCATTATTAGTAACCCAAACAGCATTGCCAAAAAATGTGGAGTATGCAGGTGAAATAGTAGAGATAAACGGGTTGTCTCTATGTGAACAAGAAGAAGCTTCACCTCTGAGCATACATTCTACATCAGAGGATATTGCCTATGTCGTATATACCTCTGGCACAACGGGGGAGCCCAAAGGTGTGATGGTATCTCAGCGGTCGTTAACTAACCTATGTAGATGGCATATCAACTTTTTTGATGTTACTGATCAAGATAAGGCTTCCAAGATTGCGGGTTTCGGATTTGATGCCTCTGTATGGGAAGTGTTCCCCTATTTGTTAGCAGGTGCTGCAATCTATGTCATTCCTGAACAATTGAAGCTCGATCTTCCAAGACTTAATCAATATTTTGAAGAACATAAGATTACGATAGGTTTTTTACCTACACCTTTATGCGAAAAGTTTGTACATCTCCAAAATTGTTCTTTAAAGAAATTAGTAACGGGTGGGGATGTGTTACGTAGCTATGTAAAACAGGACTACCAACTGATTAATAACTACGGACCAAGCGAATATACGGTGGTTACCACTAGTCATCCAATATGTGGGGATACAGCGTTGATCCCAATCGGCAAGCCTATCCATAATACCCAAGTGTACATATTGGATTCATATGACCAAGTACAGCCTATCGGTGTTGCTGGTGAGATTTGCATATCTGGAGAGGGATTGGCCAAGGGGTATCTACAGAATGAAGAGCTTACTAACAAACATTTTGTTGATCATCCATACCTACCGGGCAAAACCATGTATCGTACGGGTGATTATGCAAAATGGTTATCTGATGGAACCATACAGTATGTAGGCAGACAAGATAATCAGGTTAAAATCCAGGGTGTCCGCGTTGAAATCAGAGAAATTGAAAAATCATTATTAAAGCTTTCTGATATTACGGATTGCATTGTTTTAGTAGATAATCAGCCAGATGGGAGTAATGCCTTAATCGCTTACTATGTTGCGACACGATCTTTAATAGCTATGAATGTAAAAAAAGGTTTAGCTACATATTTACCTGAAGCGATGATCCCTTCTACATTGATTCAACTAAATGAAATTCCGCTTACTGCAAACGGAAAAGTAGACAAGAAGGAATTGCCTACAAAAGAAAGCTTTCTAGCTAAAGAAGATGACGTCCCAGTTTTGCTAACAGATACAGAGAAGGAAATGAGGGAAATATGGAAGGATATTTTACAAGTCGAACACGTAGGATTACATCGTAACTTTTTTGATATTGGTGGAAATTCTCTAATACTGGTTGATATGCACCAGCGATTGGAGGAACGATATCCGAACAAGTTAACCGTAGCAGACTTGTTTACCTATACTTCTATTTATGAACTGGCGGCATTTGTAGATCAGAGGAATGAACAGAAACGAGAGGGACCTACTTTTGAAAGAGTAGATTTTCCGCATGATTATTTGAAAGATAGGGAATGTGGGGATGATCGCGATTCAATTGAATGGAATCTAGACCGGGATGTATGTAAGGATTTACATATATTATGCAAACAAGAGTCTATTTCAATAGAAACAGTGATGCTGTCTTCCTTTATATATGTTTTGCATAACATTACACATCAAAACCAGATATCCGTTTTAGTGATGAACCCATTTTTTTCTCGTGTCAGAAATATTAGTGCTGATTTCCAGGCCCTTCATCATTTCTCAGAGCTATTTAAAACGATAAATGAAAAAATCACGCTAACAGATGCCCTTCAATCAGGCGAGTATGCATATAGTGATTTGCTTAACAAAGAAGCATCTACTAAAAATCTGTCCAAACATCTTTTACTACCGTGCTTTTCATATGAACGGGAAGAATCAAACCATTCTCTTCCGTTTGGAGATATTTTAGTAAGGGTGATAGAGAGAGAAGATGAATTGATTTGTAGAATTAATTACGGTTCTCTTATCAATCCTGACAAAATGCGAGAACTTGCGAGTGTGTATATGGAATTACTTCATATCATAATAAAAAAGGATTCTAAGGAGTGA